A genomic window from Synechococcus sp. CBW1107 includes:
- a CDS encoding aminotransferase class I/II-fold pyridoxal phosphate-dependent enzyme, whose protein sequence is MLLLSALRTPPPRLDLHLPAHGRGRGLAPALRRLLRRRPGRWDLPELPEIGGPLEPGGAVAADQAECARLCGADRCWFGVNGASGMLQVALLALARPGERVLLPRNLHRSLLHACVLGGLRPVLFDLPFDAATGLWLPPTPAWLQQRLAQAPPLAALVLVHPTYQGLAGDLQGLIDAAHRHGLPVLVDEAHGTHFSQPGLPMGAMAAGADLVVQSLHKSAGGLAQSAALLLRRGRVSEEAIERSLLWLQTSSPSALLLASAAAAIAHRHSPAGARGLRLALNRATRLRQALEAASLPLAANQDPLRLVFHAAALGINGLTADAWLLQRGVIAELPEPGCLTFCLGERPPRRALWLLPAQLRQLRQDLGGAPLPGFSSPPIPALMEPELTPGEAWRSPHQTLPLEQALERLAAEPICPYPPGIPLLIPGERIDGARLEWLREQRRLWPGQIADTVKVVA, encoded by the coding sequence ATGCTCCTGCTGTCGGCCCTGCGCACCCCCCCCCCACGCCTGGATCTGCACCTGCCCGCCCATGGGCGCGGACGGGGGCTGGCACCTGCTCTGCGGCGGCTGCTGCGGCGGCGCCCCGGCCGCTGGGATCTGCCGGAACTGCCCGAGATCGGAGGGCCGCTGGAGCCGGGCGGTGCCGTGGCCGCCGACCAGGCCGAATGCGCCCGCCTCTGTGGCGCCGATCGCTGCTGGTTCGGGGTGAACGGAGCCAGCGGGATGCTGCAGGTGGCGCTGCTGGCCCTGGCCAGGCCCGGCGAGCGGGTGCTGCTGCCACGCAACCTGCACCGCAGCCTGCTGCACGCCTGTGTGCTCGGTGGCCTGCGGCCGGTGCTGTTCGATCTGCCCTTCGATGCCGCCACCGGGCTGTGGCTGCCGCCGACCCCGGCCTGGCTGCAGCAGCGCCTGGCGCAGGCCCCGCCCCTGGCTGCTCTGGTGCTGGTGCATCCCACCTATCAGGGCCTGGCGGGGGATCTGCAGGGGCTGATCGACGCAGCCCACCGCCACGGCCTGCCGGTGCTGGTGGATGAGGCCCATGGCACTCACTTCAGCCAGCCGGGACTGCCGATGGGAGCCATGGCGGCCGGGGCTGATCTGGTGGTGCAGTCCCTGCACAAGAGCGCCGGCGGGTTGGCCCAGAGCGCGGCCCTGCTGCTGCGGCGCGGGCGGGTGAGCGAGGAGGCGATCGAGCGGTCGCTGCTCTGGCTGCAGACCTCCAGTCCCAGTGCCCTGCTGCTGGCTTCGGCGGCGGCAGCCATCGCTCACCGCCACAGCCCTGCCGGCGCCCGCGGCCTGCGCCTGGCTCTCAACCGCGCCACCAGGCTGCGGCAGGCGCTGGAGGCGGCCTCCCTGCCCCTGGCGGCCAACCAGGATCCCCTGCGCCTGGTGTTCCATGCCGCCGCCCTGGGCATCAATGGCCTGACGGCCGACGCCTGGTTGCTGCAACGGGGCGTGATCGCCGAGCTTCCTGAGCCGGGATGCCTCACCTTCTGCCTGGGGGAACGCCCGCCGAGACGGGCCCTCTGGCTTCTGCCCGCCCAGCTCAGGCAGCTGCGCCAGGACCTGGGCGGGGCACCCCTTCCCGGCTTCTCGTCACCGCCCATTCCCGCCCTGATGGAGCCGGAGCTGACCCCGGGTGAGGCCTGGAGGTCGCCCCACCAGACCCTTCCCCTCGAGCAGGCGCTCGAGCGGCTGGCGGCGGAGCCGATCTGCCCCTACCCCCCGGGGATTCCCCTGTTGATTCCCGGCGAGCGGATCGATGGGGCGCGGCTGGAGTGGCTGAGGGAGCAGCGTCGGCTCTGGCCCGGACAGATCGCTGATACGGTGAAGGTTGTGGCCTGA